One genomic window of Myxocyprinus asiaticus isolate MX2 ecotype Aquarium Trade chromosome 5, UBuf_Myxa_2, whole genome shotgun sequence includes the following:
- the LOC127441064 gene encoding myosin-6 isoform X2, whose translation MKTVTVKESEIMQQNPPKFDKIEDMAMLTFLHEPAVLYNLKERYAAWMIYTYSGLFCVTVNPYKWLPVYNQEVVTAYRGKKRSEAPPHIYSISDNAYQYMLADRENQSILITGESGAGKTVNTKRVIQYFASIAASGGKKDPTAQNKGTLEDQIIQANPALEAFGNAKTIRNDNSSRFGKFIRIHFDTRGKLASADIETYLLEKSRVTFQLKAERDYHIFYQILSNKKPEILEMLLVTANPYDYAFISQGETTVASIDDAEELMATDSAFDILGFTQEEKNSVYKLTGAIMHYGNMKFKQKQREEQAEADGTEDADKAAYLMGLNSADLIKGLCHPRVKVGNEWVTKGQNVQQVNYAVGALSKSVYEKMFLWMVARINQSLETKQPRQYFIGVLDIAGFEIFDFNTFEQLCINFTNEKLQQFFNHHMFVLEQEEYKKEGIEWEFIDFGMDLQACIDLIEKPMGIMSILEEECMFPKASDATFKAKLYDNHLGKSNNFQKPRIMKGKPESHFALVHYAGTVDYNIINWLVKNKDPLNETVVGLYQKSSLKLLAHLFANYASADLADSSSGKKEKKKKGSSFQTVSALHRENLNKLMTNLRSTHPHFVRCIIPNETKTPGAMENPLVMHQLRCNGVLEGIRICRKGFPNRILYGDFKQRYRILNPAAIPEGQFIDSKKGAEKLLSSLDIDHQQYRFGHTKVFFKAGLLGQLEEMRDERLSKIITAIQARSRGLLSRMEYQKMVERRDALLVIQWNVRAFMSVKNWPWMKLFFKIKPLLRSAEAEKEMANMKEEFLKLKEAFAKSEARKKELEEKMVTLLQEKNDLQLQVQAEQDNLCDAEERCEGLIKNKIHMEAKIKEFTERLEDEEEMNAELTAKKRKLEDECSELKKDIDDLELTLAKVEKEKHATENKVKNLTEEMAALDDIIAKLTKEKKALQEAHQQTLDDLQSEEDKVNTLTKAKAKLEQQVDDLEGSLEQEKKIRMDLERAKRKLEGDLKLTQESIMDLENDKQQMEERLKKKDFEISQLNSKIDDDQNIIMQLQKKLKELQARVEELEEELEAERAARAKVEKQRADLARELEDISERLEEAGGATSAQIEMNKKREAEFQKLRRDLEEATLQHEATASSLRKKQADSVAELGEQIDNLQRVKQKLEKEKSELRLEMDDVVSSMEQIVKSKTNMEKVNRTLEDQLNEYRNRCEENQRSLNDFTTQKAKLQAENDEFARQLEEKESLISQLTRGKNSFSQQLEDLKRQLDEESKAKNALAHALQSARHDTDLLREQYEEEQEAKAELQRSMSKANSEVAQWRTKYETDAIQRTEELEEAKKKLAQRLQDAEEAVEAVNAKCSSLEKTKHRLQNEIEDLMVDVERSNTAAAALDKKQRNFDKVLSEWKQKYEESQCELESSQKEARSLSTELFKLKNSYEESLDHLETLKRENKILQEEISDLTEQLAEGGKTIHELEKVRKQLEQEKAEIQAALEEAEGSLEHEESKILRAQLEFNQIKADIERKLTEKDEEMEQSKRNMQRTIDTLQSALESETRSRNEALRIKKKMDGDLNEMEIQLSQANRQAAEAQKQLKSIQAHLKDSQLQLDDSLRGNDDLKENIAIVERRNTLLQAELEELRAVLEQTERGRKLAEQELLDVTERVQLLHSQNTGLLNQKKKLEADTSQLQSEVEDAVQECRNADEKAKKAITDAAMMAEELKKEQDTSAHLERMKKNMEQTIKDLQNRLDEAEQIAMKGGKKQVQKLEARVRELECEVEAEQKRSSESVKGIRKYERRIKELTYQTEEDCKNIARLQDLVDKLQLKVKAYKRAAEEAEEQANTHLSKFRKLQHELDEAEERADIAETQVNKLRAKSRDVGSKKGFDEE comes from the exons ATGAag ACCGTCACTGTCAAAGAGAGCGAGATTATGCAACAGAATCCTCCCAAATTTGACAAAATTGAAGATATGGCAATGCTGACCTTTCTCCATGAGCCTGCTGTGCTGTATAACCTCAAAGAGCGTTATGCAGCATGGATGATCTAT ACCTACTCGGGGCTGTTCTGTGTCACTGTCAACCCCTACAAGTGGCTGCCAGTGTACAATCAGGAGGTGGTTACAGCCTACAGAGGGAAAAAGAGGAGTGAAGCTCCTCCACACATCTATTCCATCTCTGATAATGCCTACCAGTACATGTTGGCAG ATCGAGAAAACCAGTCTATTCTTATTAC TGGAGAGTCAGGTGCTGGAAAGACTGTGAACACTAAAAGAGTCATTCAGTACTTTGCCAGCATTGCAGCAAGTGGAGGAAAGAAGGACCCAACCGCTCAGAACAAG GGAACCCTGGAGGATCAAATTATCCAGGCCAACCCTGCTTTGGAGGCTTTTGGCAATGCTAAGACCATCAGAAATGACAACTCATCAAGATTT gGAAAATTCATTAGAATTCACTTTGATACAAGGGGGAAACTAGCATCTGCTGACATTGAAACAT ATCTCTTGGAGAAGTCTCGTGTGACCTTTCAGTTAAAGGCTGAGAGAGACTATCACATCTTCTATCAAATCTTATCCAACAAAAAACCTGAGATCCTTG AGATGCTACTAGTGACAGCAAACCCCTATGACTATGCATTCATCTCTCAGGGAGAGACCACAGTTGCTTCCATTGATGACGCTGAGGAGTTAATGGCAACTGAT AGTGCCTTCGATATATTGGGCTTCACACAAGAAGAAAAGAACTCTGTGTACAAGCTGACTGGAGCCATTATGCACTATGGCAACATGAAATTCAAGCAGAAGCAGCGTGAAGAACAAGCAGAAGCTGATGGAACTGAAG ATGCTGACAAAGCAGCATATCTCATGGGTCTAAACTCTGCTGACCTCATTAAGGGTCTATGCCATCCAAGGGTCAAAGTGGGAAATGAGTGGGTGACTAAAGGACAGAATGTCCAGCAG GTCAACTATGCTGTCGGTGCCTTATCAAAATCAGTGTATGAGAAAATGTTCCTTTGGATGGTGGCGAGAATCAACCAGTCTCTGGAGACAAAGCAACCACGTCAATACTTCATTGGAGTGTTGGATATTGCCGGCTTTGAGATTTTTGAT TTCAACACCTTTGAGCAACTCTGCATCAACTTTACAAATGAGAAACTGCAACAGTTTTTCAACCACCACATGTTTGTGCTGGAACAAGAAGAGTATAAGAAAGAAGGAATTGAATGGGAGTTCATTGACTTTGGCATGGACTTGCAGGCCTGCATTGATCTCATTGAGAAA CCCATGGGTATCATGTCCATCCTTGAAGAGGAGTGCATGTTTCCCAAAGCCAGTGATGCAACTTTTAAAGCAAAGCTGTATGACAACCACCTTGGGAAGTCAAACAATTTTCAGAAACCCAGGATTATGAAGGGCAAGCCAGAGTCTCACTTTGCCCTGGTTCACTATGCTGGTACAGTGGACTACAACATTATCAACTGGCTAGTGAAGAATAAAGACCCCCTGAATGAAACCGTGGTTGGATTGTACCAGAAGTCCTCGCTGAAGTTGTTGGCTCATCTGTTTGCCAACTACGCAAGTGCAGATTTAG CTGACTCTTCAagtgggaaaaaagaaaagaagaagaaaggttCATCGTTCCAGACAGTGTCTGCACTTCACAGG GAGAATCTCAATAAGCTTATGACAAACCTGAGATCAACACATCCACACTTTGTACGGTGCATCATCCCCAATGAGACAAAGACTCCTGGGGCAATGGAGAACCCTCTAGTCATGCACCAGCTACGCTGTAACGGTGTACTGGAAGGCATCAGGATTTGCAGGAAAGGATTCCCCAATAGAATCCTGTATGGTGACTTCAAACAGAG ATATCGCATCTTAAACCCGGCAGCTATCCCAGAGGGACAGTTCATAGACAGCAAGAAAGGAGCAGAGAAACTGCTGAGTTCTCTTGACATTGATCACCAGCAGTACAGGTTTGGGCATACCAAG GTATTTTTTAAGGCTGGTCTTCTAGGTCAGCTAGAAGAGATGAGAGATGAGCGTCTATCAAAAATAATCACTGCAATTCAAGCTAGGTCTCGTGGACTTCTCTCAAGAATGGAGTACCAGAAGATGGTAGAACGCAG GGATGCCTTGCTTGTGATTCAGTGGAATGTGCGTGCATTCATGAGTGTCAAGAATTGGCCCTGGATGAAGCTCTTCTTTAAAATCAAACCATTACTGAGATCTGCTGAAGCAGAGAAGGAAATGGCCAATATGAAAGAGGAGTTCTTGAAGCTCAAGGAAGCTTTTGCGAAGTCCGAGGCTCGTAAAAAAGAACTTGAGGAGAAGATGGTGACTCTTCTTCAAGAAAAGAATGACCTCCAACTTCAAGTGCAAGCG GAACAAGATAATCTGTGTGATGCTGAAGAGAGGTGTGAAGGTCTGATCAAAAATAAGATTCACATGGAGGCTAAAATCAAAGAGTTCACTGAGCGACTTGAGGATGAGGAGGAGATGAACGCAGAGCTAACAGCTAAGAAAAGAAAGCTGGAGGATGAGTGTTCTGAGCTGAAGAAGGACATTGATGATCTAGAGCTGACTCTGGCTAAAGTGGAGAAAGAGAAGCATGCTACTGAAAACAAG GTGAAGAACCTGACAGAAGAAATGGCAGCTTTGGATGATATTATTGCCAAGCTGACAAAAGAGAAAAAGGCCCTGCAAGAAGCTCATCAGCAAACACTGGACGACCTGCAGAGTGAGGAAGACAAAGTCAACACCCTCACCAAAGCAAAAGCAAAGCTAGAGCAGCAAGTGGATGAT CTGGAGGGATCTCTCGAGCAAGAAAAGAAGATACGAATGGATCTAGAAAGAGCTAAAAGGAAACTTGAGGGGGATTTGAAGTTAACACAAGAGAGCATAATGGACCTAGAGAATGACAAGCAGCAGATGGAGGAACGACTTAAGAA aaaaGACTTTGAAATCAGTCAGCTCAACAGTAAAATTGATGATGATCAGAACATAATTATGCAACTTCAAAAGAAACTAAAGGAGCTACAG GCTCGTGTTGAGGAGCTTGAGGAAGAGCTTGAGGCAGAAAGAGCTGCCAGAGCTAAGGTGGAGAAACAGAGAGCAGATTTAGCCAGAGAGTTGGAGGATATTAGTGAGAGACTGGAGGAGGCTGGAGGAGCTACTTCTGCTCAGATTGAGATGAACAAGAAACGCGAGGCCGAATTTCAGAAACTTCGCAGAGACCTCGAAGAGGCCACTCTGCAGCATGAAGCCACTGCCTCCTCACTAAGGAAAAAACAAGCAGACAGTGTAGCTGAACTGGGAGAGCAAATAGACAATCTACAGAGAGTCAAGCAAAAACTGGAAAAGGAGAAGAGTGAACTCAGGCTGGAGATGGATGATGTGGTCTCCAGCATGGAGCAGATTGTCAAGTCCAAG ACTAATATGGAGAAAGTTAACAGGACTCTGGAAGATCAACTGAATGAATACCGTAACAGGTGTGAGGAAAACCAAAGGTCCCTTAATGACTTTACAACCCAGAAGGCAAAGCTTCAGGCAGAAAATG ATGAATTTGCAAGACAACTAGAAGAAAAGGAATCATTAATCTCTCAGCTGACAAGGGGTAAGAACTCCTTCAGTCAACAACTCGAGGACCTGAAAAGGCAGCTAGATGAGGAAAGTAAG GCAAAGAATGCCCTTGCCCATGCACTGCAGTCTGCCCGCCATGACACAGATCTGCTCCGAGAGCAGTATGAGGAGGAGCAGGAGGCCAAAGCAGAGCTCCAGCGAAGCATGTCCAAAGCCAATTCTGAGGTGGCACAGTGGAGAACCAAGTATGAAACTGATGCCATCCAGAGAACTGAAGAACTGGAGGAAGCCAA GAAGAAACTGGCTCAGCGTTTGCAGGACGCTGAAGAGGCTGTGGAAGCAGTAAATGCTAAATGTTCTTCTCTTGAAAAGACCAAACACAGACTCCAGAATGAAATTGAAGATCTGATGGTGGATGTGGAGAGATCCAACACAGCTGCTGCAGCTTTAGACAAGAAGCAAAGAAACTTTGATAAG GTTTTGTCTGAGTGGAAGCAAAAGTATGAGGAGTCTCAGTGTGAACTTGAGAGCTCGCAGAAGGAGGCCAGATCTCTGAGCACAGAACTGTTCAAGCTCAAAAACTCTTATGAGGAATCTTTGGATCATCTTGAGACCCTCAAGAGAGAGAACAAAATTCTGCAAG AGGAGATCTCTGATCTGACTGAACAGCTTGCTGAGGGTGGAAAGACAATCCATGAGCTGGAGAAGGTCCGCAAGCAGCTGGAACAAGAAAAGGCTGAGATACAAGCTGCCCTAGAGGAAGCAGAA GGCTCTTTGGAGCATGAGGAGAGTAAAATCCTGAGGGCCCAGCTTGAATTTAACCAAATAAAGGCTGACATTGAGCGCAAGCTGACTGAGAAAGATGAGGAAATGGAGCAGTCAAAAAGGAACATGCAAAGAACCATTGACACCTTGCAAAGTGCTTTGGAGTCTGAAACTCGAAGCAGGAATGAGGCTCTCAGGATTAAGAAGAAAATGGATGGAGATCTGAATGAAATGGAGATCCAGCTGAGCCAGGCTAACAGACAGGCAGCCGAAGCTCAGAAACAACTAAAGTCTATCCAGGCCCACCTGAAG GACTCCCAACTTCAGCTGGACGACTCTCTTCGAGGCAATGATGATCTGAAGGAGAACATTGCCATCGTAGAGAGACGTAATACTTTGCTTCAGGCAGAACTAGAGGAGCTTAGAGCTGTTCTGGAACAAACAGAGCGAGGCCGCAAACTTGCTGAGCAAGAGCTGCTGGATGTCACAGAGAGAGTACAGCTTCTGCATTCTCAG AACACTGGCCTCCTGAACCAAAAGAAGAAGCTGGAGGCTGACACATCCCAGCTTCAGAGTGAGGTGGAAGATGCAGTACAAGAATGCAGGAATGCTGATGAAAAAGCCAAGAAGGCCATCACTGATGCTGCCATGATGGCAGAGGAGTTGAAGAAGGAGCAGGATACCAGTGCCCACCTGGAGCGTATGAAGAAGAACATGGAGCAGACCATTAAGGACCTGCAAAACCGCCTGGATGAAGCAGAACAAATTGCCATGAAGGGAGGAAAGAAACAAGTCCAGAAGCTTGAGGCTAGG GTACGAGAGCTGGAATGTGAAGTTGAGGCTGAACAGAAGAGAAGCAGTGAATCTGTGAAGGGAATCCGCAAATATGAACGACGCATCAAGGAACTTACTTATCAG ACTGAAGAGGACTGTAAAAACATTGCCCGTCTTCAGGATTTGGTCGACAAGCTGCAATTAAAAGTCAAAGCTTATAAAAGAGCTGCAGAGGAGGCT GAAGAACAGGCAAACACTCATTTGAGCAAATTCCGCAAACTGCAACATGAACTAGATGAGGCAGAGGAAAGGGCTGATATTGCCGAAACTCAAGTGAACAAACTACGTGCCAAAAGTCGTGATGTGGGGTCAAAG AAAGGGTTCGATGAAGAGTGA